A genomic window from Pseudomonas argentinensis includes:
- the cobM gene encoding precorrin-4 C(11)-methyltransferase — translation MTVYFIGAGPGDPELITVKGQRLIRSCPVILYAGSLVPDAVLDGHQAHQVVNTAELHLDEIIALLRAAHARGEDVARVHSGDPSLYGAIGEQIRHLRALGIPFEIIPGVTATAACAALLESELTLPGVSQTVILTRYASKSPMPAGEQLQDLARHGATMAIHLGVPHLAKIVAELLPHYGASCPIAVVHRASWPDQDWAIGTLADIEAKVSAKGFKRTALILVGPVLGAEDFADSALYNEGHRHLFRAGAADDTGSR, via the coding sequence ATGACCGTCTACTTCATTGGCGCCGGCCCCGGCGACCCCGAGCTGATCACCGTCAAGGGTCAGCGCCTGATCCGCAGCTGCCCGGTGATCCTCTACGCCGGCTCGCTGGTGCCCGACGCGGTGCTCGACGGCCATCAGGCCCATCAGGTGGTCAATACCGCCGAGCTGCACCTGGATGAAATCATCGCCCTGCTGCGCGCCGCCCACGCCCGTGGCGAGGACGTGGCGCGGGTGCATTCCGGCGACCCGTCGCTGTATGGCGCCATCGGCGAGCAGATTCGTCACCTGCGCGCGCTGGGCATACCCTTCGAGATCATTCCCGGCGTGACGGCCACGGCCGCCTGCGCTGCGCTGCTGGAAAGCGAACTGACGCTGCCCGGGGTGTCACAGACGGTGATCCTCACCCGCTACGCCAGCAAGTCGCCGATGCCGGCCGGCGAGCAGCTGCAAGACCTCGCCCGCCACGGCGCGACCATGGCCATCCACCTGGGCGTACCACACCTGGCGAAGATCGTCGCCGAGCTGCTGCCGCACTATGGCGCCAGTTGCCCCATCGCGGTGGTGCATCGCGCCAGTTGGCCGGATCAGGACTGGGCGATCGGCACCCTGGCGGATATCGAGGCGAAGGTCAGCGCCAAGGGCTTCAAACGTACCGCGCTGATTCTCGTCGGCCCGGTACTGGGCGCGGAGGATTTCGCCGACTCGGCGCTCTACAACGAAGGCCACCGCCACCTGTTCAGGGCAGGCGCTGCAGACGATACAGGCTCTCGCTGA
- a CDS encoding cobalamin biosynthesis protein encodes MNERPILVAGLGCRRECSRDELLALLDSTLAEQGSSTAELTALASSAHKAAEPGLQLLAAHLNLPIHFLPAEVLAGYHGRLTETSAKALRVTGMPGIAEASALALAEQLSGRPARLWITKRKSAAATLAVARVDG; translated from the coding sequence GTGAATGAGCGGCCCATCCTCGTCGCCGGCCTGGGTTGCCGGCGCGAGTGCTCGCGCGATGAGCTGCTGGCCTTGCTCGACAGCACCCTGGCCGAGCAGGGCTCGAGCACGGCTGAGCTGACGGCCCTGGCCAGCAGCGCCCACAAGGCGGCTGAACCTGGCCTCCAGCTGTTGGCCGCGCACCTGAACCTGCCGATCCACTTCCTGCCCGCCGAGGTGCTGGCGGGTTACCATGGGCGCCTGACCGAGACCTCGGCCAAGGCGTTGCGGGTGACCGGCATGCCAGGCATCGCCGAAGCCAGCGCCCTGGCCCTGGCCGAACAGCTGAGCGGCCGACCCGCTCGCCTGTGGATAACCAAGCGCAAGAGCGCCGCCGCCACCCTGGCCGTAGCCCGAGTCGATGGGTAG
- a CDS encoding CbtA family protein, whose translation MIKRIARTAGFAGLLAAIVLTLLQSLWVTPLIQHAETFEVAEPAATREHGHDTGTVAHDHDGADGHGHDGEAWAPEDGWQRLLSTGLSNLVVAVGFALMLAGLFTLRAPEKTWQGLLWGLAGFATFVLAPSSGLPPELPGTAAADLLLRQYWWIGTAASTAAGLALLAFGSNWLLRIPGVMILALPHLIGAPQPEAHESLAPEALEHQFILASLLTNAVFWAALGLTAAWFHGRGRQPQ comes from the coding sequence ATGATCAAGCGTATCGCCCGGACCGCCGGGTTCGCCGGCCTGCTCGCCGCCATCGTGCTGACCCTGCTGCAGAGCCTGTGGGTAACCCCGTTGATTCAGCACGCGGAGACCTTCGAAGTCGCGGAGCCTGCAGCCACAAGGGAACATGGCCATGACACTGGCACCGTCGCTCACGACCATGACGGCGCCGATGGCCACGGCCATGACGGTGAAGCCTGGGCCCCTGAGGACGGCTGGCAGCGCCTGTTATCCACAGGCCTGAGCAACCTGGTGGTGGCTGTCGGCTTTGCGCTGATGCTCGCCGGTCTGTTCACCCTGCGTGCCCCCGAGAAAACCTGGCAGGGCCTGCTCTGGGGCCTGGCGGGTTTCGCCACCTTCGTACTGGCACCCTCCAGCGGCCTGCCGCCGGAACTGCCAGGCACTGCCGCGGCGGACCTGCTGCTGCGCCAGTACTGGTGGATCGGCACCGCGGCCTCGACCGCCGCCGGCCTGGCGTTGCTGGCATTCGGCAGCAACTGGCTGCTGCGCATTCCGGGCGTGATGATTCTCGCCCTGCCCCACCTGATTGGCGCGCCGCAGCCCGAAGCACATGAAAGCCTGGCGCCCGAAGCGCTGGAGCATCAGTTCATCCTCGCCTCGCTGCTGACCAACGCGGTTTTCTGGGCCGCCCTGGGCCTGACTGCCGCCTGGTTCCATGGCCGTGGGCGCCAGCCGCAGTGA
- a CDS encoding CbtB domain-containing protein, with product MSSSVLSDSSASALPLSQRILLAVGSCVLGAVLIFFAGFSQVEALHNAAHDTRHSAAFPCH from the coding sequence ATGTCCAGCAGTGTCCTTTCCGATTCCAGCGCCTCTGCGCTCCCCCTGTCGCAACGTATCCTGCTCGCCGTTGGCAGCTGCGTGCTGGGCGCCGTGCTGATCTTCTTCGCCGGCTTCTCCCAGGTCGAAGCCCTGCACAACGCCGCCCACGATACCCGGCATAGCGCCGCGTTCCCCTGCCACTGA
- the cobW gene encoding cobalamin biosynthesis protein CobW, with product MKTLAKLPVTIVTGFLGAGKTTLLRHMLENAEGRRIAVIVNEFGELGIDGEILKQCSIGCSEEEANGRVFELANGCLCCTVQEEFFPVMRELVERRGDLDHILIETSGLALPKPLVQAFNWPEIRNACTVDAVITVVDSPAVAAGTFAAFPDQVDAQRKLDPNLDHESPLHELFADQLASADLVILNKADLLDAEALAAVRAEVAEELPSAVKVVEAHGGSLPLEVLLGLDSETELHIEGRRTHHDDEDDDHDHDEFDSFHVELPEADEARLLAALRDVVGKHGILRVKGFVAVPNKPMRLLLQGVGQRFDKHFDRAWKPDEARVTRLIVIGQELDHAGIATELKMALA from the coding sequence ATGAAAACGCTCGCCAAACTTCCCGTCACCATCGTCACCGGCTTTCTCGGTGCCGGTAAGACCACCCTGCTGCGGCACATGCTGGAAAACGCCGAAGGCCGGCGCATCGCGGTGATCGTCAACGAATTCGGCGAGCTGGGCATCGACGGTGAGATTCTCAAGCAGTGCTCCATCGGCTGCAGCGAGGAAGAAGCCAATGGCCGGGTGTTCGAACTGGCCAACGGCTGCCTGTGCTGCACTGTGCAGGAAGAGTTCTTCCCGGTGATGCGCGAGCTGGTGGAGCGCCGCGGCGATCTCGACCATATCCTTATCGAAACCAGCGGCCTGGCCCTGCCCAAGCCCCTGGTGCAGGCCTTCAACTGGCCGGAAATCCGTAACGCCTGCACCGTCGATGCGGTGATCACCGTGGTCGATAGCCCGGCCGTGGCGGCCGGCACCTTTGCCGCCTTCCCCGATCAGGTCGATGCCCAGCGCAAGCTCGACCCCAACCTCGATCACGAATCGCCGCTGCACGAGCTGTTCGCCGACCAGCTGGCCAGCGCCGACCTGGTGATCCTCAACAAGGCCGACCTGCTCGATGCCGAGGCGCTGGCCGCGGTGCGCGCCGAAGTGGCCGAGGAGCTGCCGTCGGCGGTCAAGGTGGTCGAGGCCCATGGCGGCTCGCTGCCGCTGGAGGTGCTGCTGGGCCTGGACAGCGAGACCGAGCTGCATATCGAAGGCCGCCGTACCCACCATGACGATGAAGACGACGATCACGATCACGACGAATTCGACTCGTTCCACGTGGAACTACCCGAAGCGGACGAGGCGCGCCTGCTCGCTGCCCTGAGGGACGTGGTCGGCAAACACGGCATTCTGCGCGTGAAAGGTTTCGTCGCCGTGCCGAACAAGCCCATGCGTTTGTTGCTGCAGGGCGTCGGTCAGCGCTTCGACAAGCACTTCGACCGCGCCTGGAAGCCCGACGAAGCCCGGGTGACGCGCCTGATCGTGATCGGCCAGGAGCTCGACCACGCCGGCATCGCCACCGAACTCAAGATGGCGTTGGCCTGA
- the cobN gene encoding cobaltochelatase subunit CobN, with product MHLLRTQPGQALPADSIADLGQTPAELVVLCTGDSHLSLLTEVARHLPEDYPSLRLASPAQLGNNASVDFYVEQVLRHAKVIMISVHGGVSYWRYGIERLVELAGQGKTLILVPGCDNPDPALMALGNVTAEDAERLWQYLRQGGVDNARQFFNCIADRYMGRDYGWQPPQALPRVGLYHPRLGNASLQAWRGDWQADAPVAALLFYRTQVQAANTAFVDTFCQRLQAQGLNPLPIAVASLKEAACMAQVEDWLDEAGASVIINTTGFAQSNPESPQGRPFRRDVPVLQALCALDSEEQWQGNAQGLGPRDLAMHIALPELDGRLITRPISFKGLAWRSERSQSDVVCYRAHLPGMDFVAELARRQVDLQRLPAVDKRIALVLANYPTRDGRIGNGVGLDTPAAALNILQALQAQGYPVEGLPVSGTALIHQLLGGVTNDLDSLDLRPCAQSLALGDYQRFFAGLPEVNRQAVLERWGSPESDPMFRAGRLMIAGLRFGLTFVGIQPARGYQVDAAAVYHDPDLVPPHGYLAFYFWMRHVYGANAVIHVGKHGNLEWLPGKSVGLSESCWPTAILGALPNIYPFIVNDPGEGAQAKRRTQAVIIDHLMPPLTRAESYGPLRDLERLADEYYDASQLDLRRAAELRGEILHKVREASLDRELGLQGDDPASWLPQLDAYLCDLKESQIRDGLHVFGESPAGTLRRDTLLALLRIPRGDGQGGNASLLRALAQDLALDFDPLDCDMAAPWMGPRPEILADLSDEPWRSFGDTRERLELLGLQLVEGGESVGPLSAAVLHSLRGHIAPLLDACGDAEMHGLIDALDGRFVPSGPSGAPSRGRLDVLPTGRNFYSVDVRNLPTPTAWRLGVQAADRLLERHLQDEGDHLRQLGLSVWGTATMRTGGDDIAQAMALLGVRPVWQAGSGRVERFEVLPLEQLGRPRVDVTLRVSGFFRDAFANLIRLFDDAVQAVADLDEAPDMNPLSARVWQEALALQDGGLGELEARRQAGWRIFGAKPGAYGAGVQNAVEERLWENRADLAEVYLNWGGYAYGKGAEGTPAREQFAERLERMQAVLHNQDNREHDILDSNDYYQFQGGMLAAVETLRGGKVASYFGDNSQPDTPRIRTLKQELGRVVRARAANPKWIEGMKRHGYKGAFELAATIDYLFAFDATSELVEDHQYALLTDAYLMDKGTRDFIQQHNPGALQDIIERLLEAQQRGLWQEPGDYREALENLLLDSEES from the coding sequence ATGCACCTGCTACGGACCCAGCCCGGCCAGGCGCTGCCGGCCGACAGCATCGCCGACCTCGGCCAGACCCCCGCCGAGCTGGTGGTGCTGTGCACCGGTGATTCGCACCTGTCGCTGCTGACCGAAGTCGCCCGCCATCTACCCGAGGATTACCCCAGCCTGCGCCTGGCCAGCCCGGCGCAGCTGGGCAACAACGCCTCGGTGGACTTCTACGTCGAGCAGGTGCTCCGGCACGCCAAGGTCATCATGATTTCCGTGCATGGCGGCGTCAGCTACTGGCGCTACGGCATCGAGCGGCTGGTGGAACTGGCCGGGCAGGGCAAGACGCTGATTCTGGTGCCGGGCTGCGATAATCCCGACCCCGCGCTCATGGCGCTGGGCAACGTGACCGCCGAGGATGCCGAGCGGCTCTGGCAGTACCTGCGCCAGGGCGGGGTGGATAACGCCCGGCAGTTCTTCAACTGCATCGCCGACCGCTATATGGGCCGTGATTACGGCTGGCAGCCGCCGCAGGCTCTGCCGCGGGTCGGCCTCTACCACCCACGCCTGGGCAATGCCTCGCTGCAGGCCTGGCGCGGCGACTGGCAGGCCGACGCACCAGTCGCCGCGCTGCTGTTCTATCGCACCCAGGTGCAGGCGGCCAATACCGCCTTCGTCGACACCTTCTGCCAGCGCCTGCAGGCCCAGGGCCTCAACCCGCTGCCCATCGCTGTGGCCAGCCTCAAGGAGGCGGCCTGCATGGCGCAGGTCGAGGACTGGCTCGACGAAGCGGGCGCCAGCGTGATCATCAACACCACCGGTTTCGCCCAGTCCAACCCCGAGTCGCCCCAGGGGCGGCCGTTCCGCCGTGACGTGCCGGTGCTGCAGGCGCTGTGTGCGCTGGACAGCGAAGAGCAATGGCAAGGCAACGCCCAGGGCCTTGGTCCCCGGGACCTGGCCATGCATATCGCGCTGCCGGAATTGGACGGCCGGCTGATCACTCGGCCCATCAGCTTCAAGGGCCTGGCCTGGCGCAGCGAGCGCAGCCAGAGCGATGTGGTCTGCTACCGCGCGCACCTGCCGGGCATGGATTTCGTCGCCGAACTGGCGCGCCGCCAGGTCGATCTGCAACGCTTGCCGGCTGTGGATAAGCGCATCGCCCTGGTGCTCGCCAACTACCCGACCCGCGACGGCCGTATCGGCAATGGCGTCGGCCTGGACACGCCGGCGGCGGCGCTGAATATCCTGCAGGCCCTGCAAGCCCAGGGCTATCCGGTCGAAGGCCTGCCGGTCAGCGGCACCGCACTGATCCACCAACTGCTCGGTGGCGTGACCAACGACCTCGACAGCCTCGACCTGCGGCCCTGCGCGCAAAGCCTGGCGCTGGGCGACTACCAGCGCTTCTTCGCCGGCCTGCCCGAAGTCAATCGTCAGGCAGTGCTGGAGCGTTGGGGCTCACCGGAGAGCGACCCGATGTTTCGCGCAGGCCGGCTGATGATCGCCGGCCTGCGTTTCGGCCTGACCTTCGTCGGCATCCAGCCGGCCCGCGGTTATCAGGTGGACGCGGCGGCGGTCTACCACGACCCGGATCTGGTGCCGCCCCACGGCTACCTGGCCTTCTATTTCTGGATGCGCCACGTCTACGGGGCCAACGCGGTGATCCACGTCGGCAAGCACGGCAACCTGGAGTGGCTGCCGGGCAAGAGCGTCGGGCTTTCCGAAAGCTGCTGGCCAACGGCGATTCTCGGCGCGCTGCCGAATATCTATCCGTTTATCGTCAACGACCCCGGCGAAGGCGCCCAGGCCAAGCGCCGTACCCAGGCGGTGATCATCGACCACCTGATGCCGCCGCTGACCCGCGCCGAGAGCTATGGCCCGCTGCGCGATCTGGAGCGCCTGGCAGACGAATACTACGACGCCAGCCAGCTCGACCTGCGCCGCGCCGCCGAGCTGCGCGGCGAGATCCTGCACAAGGTGCGCGAGGCCAGCCTGGATCGCGAGCTGGGCCTGCAGGGTGACGATCCCGCCAGCTGGTTGCCGCAGCTCGACGCCTACCTGTGCGACCTCAAGGAATCGCAGATTCGCGACGGCCTGCATGTGTTCGGCGAGTCGCCGGCCGGCACGCTGCGCCGCGACACCTTGCTGGCGCTGCTGCGCATTCCACGAGGTGACGGGCAGGGGGGCAATGCCAGCCTGTTGCGTGCGCTGGCCCAGGATCTGGCACTCGACTTCGATCCCCTCGATTGCGATATGGCTGCGCCGTGGATGGGGCCGCGCCCGGAGATTTTGGCTGATCTGAGCGATGAGCCCTGGCGCAGTTTTGGGGACACTCGCGAGCGCCTTGAGCTGCTGGGCTTGCAGCTGGTCGAAGGTGGCGAATCAGTCGGCCCGCTCAGCGCCGCCGTGCTGCATAGCCTGCGCGGTCATATCGCCCCGCTGCTGGACGCCTGCGGCGACGCCGAAATGCACGGGCTGATCGATGCCCTCGATGGCCGCTTCGTGCCCTCCGGCCCCAGCGGCGCGCCGAGTCGTGGGCGCCTCGATGTACTGCCCACCGGGCGCAATTTCTATTCGGTGGATGTACGCAACCTGCCCACGCCCACCGCCTGGCGCCTTGGCGTGCAGGCCGCCGACCGCCTGCTGGAACGCCACCTGCAGGACGAAGGCGACCACCTGCGCCAGCTCGGCCTGTCGGTGTGGGGCACCGCGACCATGCGCACCGGCGGCGACGATATCGCCCAGGCCATGGCCCTGCTGGGCGTACGCCCGGTGTGGCAGGCCGGCAGCGGGCGGGTCGAGCGCTTCGAAGTGCTGCCCCTGGAGCAACTCGGCCGCCCGCGGGTCGACGTCACCCTGCGGGTGTCCGGCTTCTTCCGTGATGCCTTCGCCAACCTGATCCGCCTGTTCGACGACGCCGTGCAGGCGGTCGCCGATCTGGACGAGGCGCCGGACATGAACCCGCTGTCCGCGCGGGTCTGGCAGGAAGCCCTGGCCCTGCAGGACGGCGGGCTGGGCGAACTCGAGGCGCGGCGCCAGGCCGGCTGGCGGATCTTCGGCGCCAAGCCGGGTGCCTATGGCGCGGGCGTGCAGAACGCCGTCGAGGAGCGCCTGTGGGAAAACCGCGCGGACCTGGCCGAGGTGTACCTGAACTGGGGCGGCTACGCCTACGGCAAGGGCGCCGAGGGCACGCCGGCCCGCGAGCAGTTCGCCGAGCGCCTGGAGCGCATGCAGGCGGTGCTGCACAACCAGGACAATCGCGAACACGACATCCTCGATTCCAACGACTACTACCAGTTCCAGGGTGGCATGCTGGCGGCGGTGGAAACCCTGCGCGGTGGCAAGGTGGCCAGCTACTTCGGTGACAACAGCCAGCCCGACACTCCGCGCATTCGTACCCTCAAGCAGGAGTTGGGGCGGGTGGTGCGCGCCCGTGCGGCCAACCCGAAGTGGATCGAGGGCATGAAGCGCCACGGCTACAAGGGTGCCTTCGAACTGGCCGCGACCATCGACTACCTGTTCGCCTTCGACGCCACCAGCGAGCTGGTCGAAGACCATCAGTACGCCCTGCTCACCGACGCCTACCTGATGGACAAGGGCACCCGCGACTTTATCCAGCAGCACAACCCCGGCGCCCTGCAGGACATCATCGAACGCCTGCTCGAAGCCCAGCAGCGCGGCCTGTGGCAGGAGCCGGGCGACTACCGTGAAGCCCTGGAAAACCTGCTGCTCGATAGCGAAGAAAGCTGA
- a CDS encoding ATP-binding cassette domain-containing protein: protein MTNSSFIALERLSFHFANGQPLFDGLSETFDARHTGLVGRNGAGKSVLGRLLAGRLRPTAGRITGQAQVAYLPQDIEVRDGTRVVDLMGFAAPFDALGRVSAGCMDEDDVETLEGRWDIAERLHAALHDEGLGHLSLQTPAAMLSGGERTRVALLGMFLSGADLLILDEPSNHLDRASRQRLYQRLQQWPGGLVVISHDRQLLDGMQRIVELSPGGLRAYWGNYSDFRDCLVRERQAAQHALEHARTERKRGERELQAQQQRQQRRAASGARAARDSNQAQILLGRQKSRSEISAGCLQQRLQEARSGFDEAVREAAARVDENPEIHLHGGAATLPEGKRVLSLRAVQAPFSGASLPDIDLFGPRRLAVTGPNGCGKSNLLAMLAGRLSAVAGECRVEVPLAYLDQQLSCLPAAQSALEHLRRCNPGLPEALARTRLVHLGLDASRALLPCARLSGGERLKLALAGVIDGEPTTPLLLLDEPDNHIDLDSLLAVEARLREYRGALILVSHDAAFIEALAITDRLQWTAQGWQYQSA, encoded by the coding sequence ATGACGAACTCGTCTTTTATCGCGCTCGAGCGCCTGTCCTTTCATTTTGCCAATGGCCAGCCGCTGTTCGATGGGCTGAGCGAAACCTTCGATGCCCGGCATACCGGCCTGGTGGGGCGCAACGGCGCCGGCAAGAGCGTGCTCGGCCGTTTGCTCGCCGGGCGTTTGCGGCCTACGGCAGGGCGGATCACGGGGCAGGCCCAGGTCGCCTATCTGCCTCAGGATATCGAGGTGCGCGATGGGACGCGGGTGGTCGACCTGATGGGTTTTGCTGCGCCTTTCGATGCGCTGGGTCGGGTCTCTGCAGGCTGCATGGACGAGGACGATGTCGAGACGCTCGAAGGCCGGTGGGATATCGCCGAGCGTCTGCACGCGGCGTTGCACGACGAGGGTCTTGGTCACCTCTCCCTGCAAACCCCGGCCGCCATGCTCAGCGGCGGCGAGCGCACGCGGGTGGCGCTGCTTGGCATGTTTCTCAGCGGTGCCGACCTGCTGATTCTCGATGAGCCCAGCAATCACCTGGATAGAGCCAGCCGCCAGCGTTTGTATCAGCGCTTGCAGCAATGGCCGGGTGGCCTGGTGGTGATCAGCCATGATCGCCAACTGCTCGATGGCATGCAGCGTATCGTCGAACTGTCACCGGGCGGGCTGCGCGCCTATTGGGGCAATTACAGCGATTTTCGAGACTGCCTGGTGCGTGAGCGACAGGCCGCCCAGCATGCGCTGGAGCACGCCCGTACCGAGCGCAAACGGGGTGAGCGGGAGTTGCAGGCGCAGCAACAACGTCAGCAGCGGCGTGCTGCCAGCGGAGCGCGTGCAGCGCGGGACAGCAATCAGGCGCAGATCCTTCTGGGCCGGCAGAAGAGTCGTAGCGAGATCAGCGCCGGATGCTTGCAGCAGCGCCTGCAGGAGGCCCGTAGCGGATTCGATGAAGCGGTGCGTGAAGCCGCCGCACGGGTCGACGAGAACCCTGAAATCCACCTGCATGGCGGTGCAGCCACTCTGCCCGAGGGCAAGCGGGTGTTGAGTCTGCGCGCTGTGCAGGCGCCGTTCTCGGGGGCCAGCCTGCCGGATATCGACCTGTTCGGCCCGCGCCGGCTGGCGGTCACCGGGCCCAACGGTTGTGGCAAATCGAACCTGCTGGCGATGCTTGCGGGGCGGTTGTCAGCGGTTGCCGGCGAGTGTCGTGTCGAGGTGCCGCTGGCCTATCTGGATCAGCAGCTGTCCTGCCTGCCGGCGGCGCAAAGCGCCCTCGAGCATCTGCGCCGATGCAATCCCGGATTGCCCGAAGCGCTTGCCCGTACTCGGCTGGTGCACCTGGGGCTGGATGCCTCTCGGGCGCTGTTGCCCTGTGCCCGGCTGAGCGGTGGTGAACGCCTGAAGCTGGCCCTTGCCGGAGTGATCGATGGTGAACCGACCACGCCCCTGCTGCTGCTCGACGAGCCCGACAACCATATCGATCTCGACTCGCTGCTGGCCGTCGAAGCCAGGTTGCGCGAATACCGCGGGGCGCTGATCCTGGTGTCTCACGACGCCGCGTTTATCGAGGCATTGGCGATCACCGATCGCTTGCAGTGGACGGCGCAGGGTTGGCAGTACCAGAGCGCGTGA
- a CDS encoding 3-deoxy-7-phosphoheptulonate synthase codes for MSVAVNSRSTAKAADLHLVAQPSRRHASPLPTAVQLREELPLSPTLARQVQQQRQSIRAILDGHDPRLLVVVGPCSLHDDAAVLEYAERLAALSQRVGDRLLLVMRAYVEKPRTTVGWKGLVYDPALDGSGDMAEGLRRSRKLMLRMLELGVPLASEILQPLVAGYFDDLLGWAAIGARTSESQVHRELVSGLEMPVGFKNGTDGSLGIACDAIRSAAHAHQHFGVDAHGRPALVQTHGNPDTHLVLRGGHGGPNHDAASVATARAELERQGIAPRIMVDCSHANSGKNPLRQPEVLSSVLDQRLAGDGALRAVMIESHLFDGAQSLGGELRYGVSITDGCLGWAGTERMLVDAAIRMRHLV; via the coding sequence ATGTCCGTAGCCGTCAATTCCCGCTCCACCGCCAAAGCCGCCGACCTGCACCTGGTCGCCCAGCCATCCCGCCGCCACGCTTCGCCCCTGCCAACCGCCGTGCAGTTGCGCGAAGAACTGCCGCTGTCCCCTACCCTTGCGCGTCAGGTGCAGCAACAGCGCCAGTCGATCCGCGCCATTCTCGATGGTCACGACCCGCGCCTGCTGGTGGTGGTCGGCCCCTGCTCCCTGCACGACGATGCCGCGGTACTCGAATACGCCGAGCGCCTGGCTGCGCTGAGCCAGCGGGTGGGTGATCGCCTGCTGCTGGTGATGCGCGCCTACGTCGAGAAGCCGCGCACCACGGTGGGCTGGAAGGGCCTGGTCTACGACCCGGCGCTGGACGGCAGCGGCGACATGGCCGAAGGCCTGCGCCGCTCGCGGAAATTGATGCTGCGCATGCTCGAGCTGGGCGTGCCACTGGCCAGTGAGATTCTGCAGCCCCTGGTGGCCGGTTACTTCGACGACCTGCTCGGCTGGGCGGCGATTGGCGCGCGCACCAGTGAATCCCAGGTGCACCGCGAGCTGGTCAGTGGCCTGGAGATGCCGGTGGGCTTCAAGAACGGCACCGACGGCAGCCTCGGCATCGCCTGCGACGCCATACGCTCGGCGGCCCATGCTCACCAGCACTTCGGCGTCGATGCGCATGGCCGCCCGGCGCTGGTGCAGACCCACGGCAACCCGGACACCCACCTGGTGTTGCGCGGCGGCCACGGCGGGCCGAACCATGACGCCGCCAGCGTCGCCACGGCCCGCGCCGAGCTGGAGCGCCAGGGCATCGCGCCACGCATCATGGTCGACTGCAGCCACGCCAACAGCGGCAAGAACCCGTTGCGCCAGCCCGAGGTGCTGAGCAGCGTGCTCGACCAGCGCCTGGCCGGCGACGGCGCCCTGCGTGCGGTGATGATCGAAAGCCACCTGTTCGACGGTGCCCAGAGCCTCGGCGGCGAGCTTCGCTATGGCGTATCCATCACCGACGGTTGCCTGGGCTGGGCTGGCACCGAACGCATGCTGGTGGACGCCGCCATCCGTATGCGCCACTTGGTCTGA
- a CDS encoding TIGR00730 family Rossman fold protein — MRLCIFCGSNAGTNPVYLEAATRLGQALAKAGVGLVYGGASVGLMGAVANAALQAGGEVIGVIPRSLWEKEVAHTGLDDLRIVDSMHQRKALMAELSDGFIALPGGVGTLEELFEVWTWAQLGHHQKPCALLNINGYYDRLAGFLDHMVGEAFVKAPHRQMLIVEQDIEALLAAIEGYEAPQVDKWIGRQET; from the coding sequence ATGCGCCTGTGCATTTTCTGTGGCTCCAATGCGGGCACCAATCCCGTCTATCTCGAGGCCGCTACCCGCCTCGGCCAGGCACTCGCCAAGGCGGGCGTCGGCCTGGTGTACGGCGGCGCCTCCGTCGGCCTGATGGGCGCGGTGGCCAACGCAGCGCTGCAAGCCGGCGGCGAAGTGATCGGCGTGATCCCCCGTTCGCTGTGGGAGAAGGAGGTGGCCCACACCGGCCTCGACGACCTGCGCATCGTCGACTCCATGCACCAGCGCAAGGCGCTGATGGCCGAGCTGTCGGACGGCTTTATCGCCCTGCCTGGCGGCGTCGGTACGCTGGAAGAGCTGTTCGAGGTGTGGACCTGGGCGCAGCTCGGCCACCACCAGAAGCCCTGCGCGCTGCTCAATATCAACGGCTATTACGACCGCCTCGCCGGGTTTCTCGATCATATGGTCGGCGAAGCCTTCGTCAAGGCACCGCACCGCCAGATGCTGATCGTCGAGCAGGATATCGAGGCGCTGTTGGCGGCCATCGAAGGCTACGAGGCGCCCCAGGTGGACAAGTGGATCGGCAGGCAGGAAACCTGA